A single Mangrovimonas sp. YM274 DNA region contains:
- a CDS encoding class I SAM-dependent DNA methyltransferase: MITGQLKSQIDQIWNTFWTGGITNTITIVEQLTYLIFIKDLDETETRNERMAKRLNKEFNPIFGSDQQNFRWKNLKEMDVNARHAIFSNSVDGIFPFIRSLGSKKSLFSTYMSGATFGISKPAVLDQVMEKLERIDMTNQDTKGDIYEYLLSKLEGGGTAGQFRTPRHIIKLMVELMQPTLEDVICDPSIGTAGFLVAAKEYIDKHNDVTQLDKYRDHINKTMFNGTEFDATMLRIASMNLYLHGVEEPNIIDVDAVSKDNEISNAHTLILANPPFTGKIDKASIAPSLVNVTNTTKTELLFLALMLRQLKTGGRAAVIVPDGVMFGSGKAHKSIRQEIVENNKLEAVISMPSGVFKPYTGVSTAIMIFTKTGSGGTDNVWFYDMQADGKSLDDKRNLLVDEELFNDFSFAEDLTLGKLAELAKAHNNFNLPQVLDHFRYLKSEYFGKMHDKRGELLHLHDLPSNLGFDKFLDGTCTHNFADRTSQSFLVPFKEIKDNAWDLSINRYKDIVYEEVEYDEPKIILERIKKLGEERGELMNKMGNSL; this comes from the coding sequence ATGATCACAGGACAATTAAAATCCCAAATAGACCAAATATGGAATACCTTCTGGACAGGTGGTATCACCAACACCATTACTATTGTAGAACAGTTAACCTATCTCATCTTTATCAAAGATTTAGATGAAACCGAAACTCGTAACGAGCGTATGGCTAAGCGATTAAATAAAGAATTTAATCCCATTTTTGGTTCTGACCAACAAAACTTTCGATGGAAGAACTTAAAGGAAATGGACGTTAATGCCCGTCATGCCATATTTTCTAATAGTGTAGATGGTATATTTCCTTTTATACGTTCATTAGGAAGTAAAAAAAGTCTGTTCAGTACTTATATGAGTGGTGCTACCTTTGGGATTTCCAAACCTGCTGTTTTAGATCAGGTAATGGAAAAGTTGGAGCGTATTGATATGACCAATCAAGATACCAAAGGAGATATATACGAATATCTTTTGTCTAAATTGGAAGGTGGTGGTACCGCAGGGCAGTTTAGAACGCCACGCCACATTATTAAGCTTATGGTAGAGTTGATGCAACCAACTTTGGAGGATGTAATCTGTGATCCTTCAATAGGGACCGCTGGGTTTTTGGTGGCAGCTAAGGAATATATTGATAAGCATAACGATGTGACCCAATTGGATAAATACCGGGATCATATCAATAAAACGATGTTTAATGGGACTGAGTTCGATGCTACGATGTTACGTATAGCCTCTATGAACCTATACTTACATGGTGTGGAAGAGCCAAATATTATAGATGTTGATGCCGTGAGCAAGGATAACGAGATAAGCAATGCTCATACGCTTATCTTGGCAAATCCCCCGTTTACAGGTAAGATTGATAAAGCCAGTATAGCCCCTAGCCTTGTAAACGTAACCAACACCACGAAAACCGAGTTGCTGTTTTTGGCTCTTATGTTACGTCAGTTAAAAACTGGAGGAAGAGCAGCAGTGATTGTGCCGGATGGTGTAATGTTTGGTAGTGGTAAGGCCCATAAAAGCATTCGCCAGGAAATAGTGGAAAACAATAAATTGGAAGCCGTTATTTCTATGCCTAGTGGGGTATTTAAACCTTATACAGGGGTAAGCACTGCCATAATGATATTCACCAAAACAGGAAGTGGTGGTACTGATAATGTTTGGTTTTACGATATGCAGGCCGATGGAAAAAGTCTTGATGATAAAAGAAACTTATTGGTAGATGAGGAGTTATTTAACGATTTTTCTTTTGCAGAAGATTTAACACTTGGAAAGTTGGCAGAACTAGCCAAGGCTCACAACAATTTTAATTTACCACAAGTGTTGGATCACTTTCGCTATTTGAAAAGTGAGTATTTTGGTAAAATGCATGATAAAAGAGGGGAATTGCTGCATTTACACGATTTACCAAGCAATTTAGGCTTCGATAAGTTTTTGGATGGTACTTGCACCCATAATTTTGCAGACCGTACTTCTCAAAGTTTTTTGGTGCCGTTTAAGGAAATTAAAGATAACGCCTGGGATCTCTCTATTAATCGTTATAAGGACATCGTTTATGAGGAAGTTGAGTACGATGAACCTAAAATAATTTTAGAGAGGATTAAGAAGTTAGGAGAGGAAAGGGGTGAATTAATGAATAAAATGGGGAACTCATTATAA
- a CDS encoding restriction endonuclease subunit S — protein MILEKKIADVFTFIRNGVSIKQDSSSGGVPITRIETIASEKIDEKRVGYADLDYGNLGKYEGYLLKEGDILMSHINSPKHLGKSAIYEGSPRHLIHGMNLLCLRAKLEVCYPKYMSYYFASQNFKSDLMKISNQSVNQASFSAGNLKKLKIPLPDLETQKRIAQILEDAAALRDKTKELLGEYDKLAQSIFLDMFGDPVVNPKGWEKEQIQSLGKTITGNTPSRKIKEYYGDFIEWVKTDNINTPEMYLTSAMEYLSESGLRVGRSVNKGAILVTCIAGSRKVIGNVAVANRRVAFNQQINAFEPKNKISMFWYYQFVLAKPYVQNFSTNGMKGIITKGKFQLIKFINPPIDLQNQFADKIALIEQQKELAKQELKEAEDLFNCLLQKAFKGELV, from the coding sequence ATGATTTTAGAGAAGAAAATCGCAGATGTTTTTACTTTTATTAGAAATGGTGTTTCAATAAAGCAAGATTCTTCATCAGGCGGGGTGCCTATTACTAGAATTGAAACAATTGCCAGTGAAAAAATTGATGAGAAAAGAGTAGGGTATGCAGATTTAGATTATGGAAATTTGGGTAAGTATGAAGGGTATCTTTTGAAAGAGGGGGATATATTAATGTCTCACATAAACAGTCCAAAACATTTGGGTAAATCTGCTATTTACGAAGGAAGCCCTAGGCACTTAATTCATGGTATGAATTTACTTTGTTTGAGAGCTAAACTAGAAGTGTGTTATCCAAAATATATGTCTTATTATTTTGCTTCTCAAAATTTTAAAAGTGACTTGATGAAGATATCTAATCAATCTGTTAATCAGGCTAGCTTTTCGGCTGGGAATTTAAAAAAATTGAAAATCCCCCTCCCAGACCTCGAAACCCAAAAACGCATCGCTCAAATTCTCGAGGATGCCGCTGCACTTCGTGACAAAACTAAAGAGCTACTAGGAGAGTATGATAAACTCGCGCAATCCATTTTTTTGGATATGTTTGGTGATCCGGTTGTTAATCCTAAAGGTTGGGAAAAAGAGCAAATTCAAAGTCTTGGTAAAACCATAACAGGTAATACTCCATCTAGGAAGATTAAAGAATATTATGGAGATTTTATTGAGTGGGTTAAAACGGATAATATTAACACTCCTGAAATGTATTTAACCAGTGCAATGGAATACTTGTCTGAAAGCGGATTGAGAGTAGGAAGAAGTGTCAATAAAGGGGCTATCTTGGTTACTTGTATAGCTGGTAGTAGAAAAGTAATAGGTAATGTTGCTGTTGCAAATAGAAGGGTGGCCTTTAATCAGCAAATAAATGCTTTCGAACCCAAAAACAAAATTTCTATGTTTTGGTACTACCAATTCGTTTTAGCGAAACCTTACGTGCAAAATTTTTCAACTAATGGGATGAAGGGGATAATTACTAAAGGAAAATTTCAACTAATAAAATTTATAAACCCTCCCATAGATCTCCAAAACCAATTTGCGGATAAAATAGCCTTGATAGAGCAACAAAAGGAATTGGCCAAACAAGAGCTTAAGGAAGCAGAAGATTTGTTTAACTGCTTATTACAAAAAGCGTTTAAAGGGGAGTTAGTGTAA
- a CDS encoding DUF1643 domain-containing protein: MEAKRICIPEYDSENRFVLAKEGINNLLVICLNPSTADATTDDGTTRNIDQIASVNGFDGWLLFNLSPERTSRPEELSVEPYKPDHEMNINLLEGYFLANQLKINNVLLAWGNNITALLDLPYLRENAVHILNILKKYRLDYWCIKHTHKGHPFHPASQGLNRYVGPVGDIILKPFDVQSYLKVLTKDS, encoded by the coding sequence ATGGAAGCCAAAAGAATTTGCATACCTGAATATGATTCCGAAAATAGATTTGTACTTGCTAAAGAAGGTATCAATAATTTGTTAGTAATATGCCTTAATCCAAGTACGGCAGATGCTACGACTGATGATGGAACCACTAGGAATATTGATCAAATAGCCTCAGTTAATGGTTTTGATGGTTGGTTATTGTTCAATCTGTCGCCAGAACGTACATCAAGACCGGAGGAATTAAGTGTTGAACCTTATAAGCCAGACCATGAGATGAATATCAATCTTTTGGAAGGGTATTTTTTAGCCAATCAATTAAAAATTAATAATGTTTTATTGGCTTGGGGGAATAATATTACGGCCTTATTAGACCTTCCATATTTAAGGGAGAACGCTGTGCATATACTCAATATATTAAAAAAATACAGGTTGGACTATTGGTGTATTAAGCATACACATAAGGGACATCCGTTTCATCCCGCTTCTCAAGGCCTTAATAGATATGTGGGCCCTGTCGGAGATATTATATTGAAACCTTTTGATGTGCAAAGTTATTTGAAGGTATTAACTAAAGATAGCTAG
- a CDS encoding DEAD/DEAH box helicase family protein gives MNTNFQFLQSEFTTFYERAVNAEKLVITDPRASLFYARMALEVAVNWMYVNDDELELPNDKTLNSLLVQSSFRNQFNHKLYNELHLIKKIGNLAAHNKTVTDVDSHNTIEYLFYFAKWFARSYAQGSFEDPGLFNFEVIPEKGGVTLTKREIEALEKSLDDKLSSFQQEIKKQEEEKQALAAENELLKRQLHLKQQAFGQNKKLANVQDEVVHPRNEYETRKYIIDVNLREAGWDLKGVNDKEFGVKYMPISTNPSGLGSVDYVLWDDDGLPLALVEAKKTMESVTKGENQAQLYADSLEKMFGRRPVMYYSNGYEIYLWDDQFYKQSRPVHGFYTKGELQTLMFRRSHRQDIRIAPIDTDIAGRTYQMRSIKSIAEHIAGTDKKNGKLIGTYRGALLVLATGTGKTRTSIAFSKMMLECNWAKRILFLADRISLVDQAKRNFVKHLPEHASVNLLEEKDNPDARIAFSTYKTMMGLIDGSRDGETRFYGVGHFDLVIIDEAHRSIYKKYQAIFEYFDAIFLGLTATPKNSIDKNTYHVFGLADKTPTDAYTFEEAVNNIPRYLNPYNSIEVPTKFLKEGIRYSELSDEEKEQFEEEILDGEEATGNEWVSSSELNSWLFNKPTAIKTLRFILKHGIKKRGGDELGKTIIFAKNRKHAQFLKDTFLELDKELYGNDYVKVITHSEPKAKEFINRFCDEEKDRLPQIAISVDMMDTGIDAPSCVNLVFYKPVKSYTKFWQMIGRGSRLRPDLFGPGQDKSHFMIFDLCGNFEFFEQNPEGIETTSQKGLTEIIFGLRLHLAEYLRSDQFKDNDQLKSFRTELLDGLYNDIATLDLERFDVKMNLQIVHEFGNDNRELWNHLSKRDVKRIEDQLAPLVKPQKGDTDMARYYDKLLYNLIAKRLETPNNETYVNGFMAPITKVATTSQKLLKKTTIPEVKSKEELIKLPLQESFWKIEGIAHLEKLRKGVRELVKYMDPVDQRYVTTDFADYIIEDEIKEGGMVNGAVKNNGAPFQNNVHRLEKIVRDNENHITINRIRKGEAITKEELLALEHMLFEEGIDKNALEKELGTQFNMVQFIISLMGLSSEKVDAAFAQFINDYQLNAIQIQFLDTIKKFLTTNGRIEPSKLYEAPFKNYHTMGIDGVFTTQQADAIFKIVEDFNQAN, from the coding sequence ATGAATACAAATTTCCAGTTTCTTCAAAGCGAGTTTACTACCTTTTATGAAAGGGCTGTAAATGCAGAAAAATTAGTTATTACGGATCCTCGAGCGTCGCTCTTTTATGCCCGTATGGCCCTTGAAGTTGCTGTAAACTGGATGTATGTTAATGATGATGAACTGGAACTGCCTAATGATAAGACTTTAAATAGCTTATTGGTCCAGTCGAGTTTTAGAAATCAATTTAACCATAAACTTTACAATGAGCTACATCTTATTAAAAAAATTGGAAATTTAGCTGCGCATAATAAAACTGTTACTGATGTAGATTCCCATAATACCATAGAATACTTATTCTATTTTGCAAAGTGGTTTGCAAGATCATATGCACAAGGCTCTTTTGAAGATCCTGGACTATTTAACTTCGAAGTTATTCCAGAAAAAGGAGGTGTAACACTTACCAAAAGAGAAATAGAAGCCCTTGAAAAATCCCTTGATGATAAGTTGTCTTCTTTTCAGCAAGAAATTAAAAAACAGGAGGAAGAGAAGCAAGCACTGGCTGCCGAAAATGAATTGTTAAAGCGTCAATTGCATTTAAAACAGCAAGCGTTTGGGCAAAATAAGAAGCTTGCTAATGTTCAGGATGAGGTAGTACACCCTCGAAATGAATATGAAACGAGAAAGTACATTATTGATGTAAACTTGCGTGAAGCTGGTTGGGATTTAAAAGGGGTTAACGATAAGGAATTTGGAGTTAAGTATATGCCAATTTCCACAAACCCTTCAGGTCTTGGTTCTGTAGATTATGTGCTTTGGGATGACGATGGTCTGCCTTTGGCTTTGGTTGAAGCTAAAAAAACAATGGAAAGTGTTACCAAAGGAGAAAATCAAGCACAATTATATGCCGACTCTTTAGAGAAAATGTTTGGTCGCCGACCAGTAATGTACTACAGCAATGGGTACGAAATCTATCTTTGGGACGACCAGTTTTATAAACAATCAAGGCCAGTACATGGCTTTTACACAAAAGGAGAGCTACAGACTTTAATGTTTCGTCGTTCACATCGACAGGATATTAGAATTGCTCCCATTGATACCGATATTGCAGGGCGTACTTATCAAATGCGTTCAATAAAAAGTATAGCAGAACATATTGCAGGGACGGATAAGAAAAATGGAAAATTAATAGGGACCTACCGTGGGGCCTTATTGGTATTGGCAACAGGAACGGGGAAAACTAGAACATCTATAGCATTCTCAAAAATGATGCTAGAATGCAATTGGGCTAAGCGCATTTTATTTTTGGCTGATCGAATAAGTTTGGTAGATCAGGCCAAGCGCAACTTCGTAAAGCACCTTCCTGAGCATGCTAGCGTTAATTTATTGGAAGAAAAGGATAATCCCGATGCCCGTATAGCTTTTTCTACTTATAAAACCATGATGGGATTAATAGATGGTAGTAGGGATGGTGAAACTCGGTTTTATGGAGTTGGTCATTTTGATCTGGTTATTATTGATGAAGCACACCGTTCTATTTACAAAAAGTATCAGGCTATTTTTGAGTATTTTGATGCAATTTTTTTGGGTTTAACGGCTACTCCTAAAAATAGTATTGATAAGAATACCTATCATGTTTTTGGTTTGGCTGATAAAACTCCTACGGATGCTTATACATTCGAGGAAGCGGTTAACAATATTCCAAGGTATCTAAACCCATATAATTCTATAGAGGTTCCAACAAAATTTTTGAAGGAAGGAATAAGATATAGCGAGCTTTCTGACGAAGAAAAGGAACAATTTGAAGAAGAAATATTAGATGGGGAAGAAGCTACAGGAAATGAGTGGGTTTCTTCATCCGAATTGAATTCCTGGCTTTTCAATAAGCCTACGGCTATTAAAACCTTACGTTTTATATTAAAGCATGGTATTAAAAAACGAGGGGGAGATGAATTAGGGAAGACCATCATTTTTGCCAAAAACAGAAAACATGCACAATTCTTGAAGGATACCTTTTTGGAATTGGATAAAGAGCTTTATGGTAATGACTATGTCAAAGTAATTACGCATAGTGAACCCAAAGCCAAAGAATTTATAAATCGCTTTTGTGATGAAGAAAAGGATCGTTTGCCGCAAATTGCAATTTCGGTAGATATGATGGATACTGGTATAGATGCTCCCAGTTGCGTGAATTTGGTTTTCTACAAACCGGTGAAGTCCTATACTAAATTTTGGCAAATGATTGGTAGAGGGTCGCGTTTACGGCCTGATTTGTTTGGTCCAGGTCAGGATAAATCACATTTCATGATTTTTGACTTGTGTGGTAATTTTGAGTTCTTTGAGCAAAACCCAGAAGGTATTGAAACCACATCTCAAAAAGGCTTAACAGAAATAATATTTGGATTGAGGTTACATCTTGCGGAATACTTAAGAAGTGACCAATTTAAGGATAATGACCAATTGAAATCATTTAGAACTGAACTATTGGACGGTTTATATAATGATATCGCTACCTTGGATTTGGAGCGTTTTGATGTGAAAATGAATTTGCAGATTGTTCATGAGTTTGGCAATGATAATAGAGAGCTTTGGAATCATTTGAGTAAACGAGATGTCAAACGTATTGAAGATCAGTTGGCGCCTTTAGTGAAACCACAAAAAGGTGATACGGATATGGCAAGATATTATGATAAACTACTGTATAATTTAATTGCCAAACGACTGGAAACCCCGAATAATGAAACTTATGTGAATGGTTTTATGGCCCCTATTACTAAAGTGGCCACTACATCTCAAAAATTACTGAAGAAAACTACAATACCTGAAGTTAAATCCAAAGAAGAGCTAATAAAACTACCATTACAGGAAAGCTTTTGGAAGATTGAAGGAATCGCTCACTTGGAAAAATTAAGAAAGGGGGTAAGAGAGTTGGTTAAGTACATGGACCCTGTAGACCAAAGATATGTAACTACCGATTTTGCTGATTATATTATTGAGGATGAGATTAAGGAAGGAGGTATGGTGAATGGGGCGGTTAAGAATAATGGGGCTCCATTCCAAAATAATGTGCATAGATTGGAAAAGATCGTTAGAGATAATGAAAACCATATAACTATAAATCGAATTCGTAAGGGGGAAGCTATTACTAAAGAGGAGTTATTAGCATTAGAACATATGCTTTTCGAGGAAGGTATTGATAAAAATGCCCTTGAAAAGGAATTAGGAACTCAATTTAATATGGTTCAATTCATTATTTCTTTAATGGGGTTAAGCTCTGAAAAAGTTGATGCTGCTTTTGCGCAATTCATTAACGACTACCAACTTAATGCAATTCAAATTCAATTTTTGGATACCATAAAAAAATTCTTAACAACTAATGGTAGGATAGAACCTAGCAAACTATATGAGGCACCCTTTAAAAACTACCATACCATGGGAATCGATGGGGTGTTTACTACTCAACAAGCAGATGCCATTTTCAAAATTGTAGAAGATTTTAATCAGGCTAATTAG
- a CDS encoding DUF2188 domain-containing protein — MKNYHLVHDNGVYKLKQENAQRASKIIDTNKQEAIKVSKEFIQNQGGGSLKIHKNNGGFQEERTYPRSIDPKQSKG, encoded by the coding sequence ATGAAAAATTACCATTTAGTACATGATAATGGTGTGTACAAGCTTAAACAGGAGAATGCACAACGTGCTTCTAAAATTATTGATACCAATAAGCAAGAGGCTATTAAGGTGTCCAAAGAATTTATTCAAAATCAAGGAGGAGGATCCTTGAAAATCCACAAAAACAATGGAGGTTTTCAAGAAGAGCGTACTTATCCAAGATCTATTGACCCAAAACAATCTAAAGGATAA